CACAATCTGTGCACAAAATGCTGTCGAAGCACTACCAGCATTGTCTGTTGATGAGCCAACAGTAACCATGACGTTCCAAGTTAATACTTCTCCATTCGCTGGTAAAGAAGGTAAGTTCGTGACTTCACGTAACATCCTTGAGCGTCTTGAGAAGGAACTGGTACACAACGTTGCCCTACGTGTTGAGCAAACTGACGATCCAGATAAATTCCGCGTATCAGGCCGTGGTGAGCTTCACCTATCTATCCTGATCGAGAACATGCGTCGTGAAGGTTTCGAGCTTGCTGTATCCCGTCCAGAAGTTATCATCAAAGAAGAAGATGGTCAGCTAATGGAACCGTTCGAGACTGTAACGATTGACGTTATGGAAGAGCACCAAGGCGGCATCATGGAAAACATCGGCCTGCGTAAAGGTGAGCTGAAAGATATGTCTCCAGATGGTAAAGGTCGTGTTCGTATGGACTTCATCATGCCATCTCGTGGTCTGATCGGTTTCCAAACAGAATTCATGACACTGACATCGGGTTCAGGTCTTCTTTACCATACGTTTGATCACTATGGCCCACACAAAGGCGGTAACATTGGTCAACGTATCAATGGTGTATTGATCGCTAACGCTATGGGTAAAGCGCTAACAAACGCTTTGTTTAACCTTCAAGAGCGTGGTCGTCTATTTATCGGTCACGGTGTCGAAGTTTACGAAGGTATGGTTATCGGTATTCATAGCCGTGACAATGACCTGACGGTAAACGCCCTGAAAGGTAAGCAACTGACTAACGTACGTGCATCAGGTACGGATGACGCACAGGTTCTTACTCCGCCAATCATCATGACTCTTGAGCAAGCTCTAGAATTTATCGACGATGACGAGCTAGTAGAAGTGACGCCAGAGAGCATCCGTATTCGTAAGAAATTCCTAACGGAAAGCGATCGTAAACGTGCTTCACGTGCGGCTAAATAAGCTGAACTAGCCAACTGAATATAAAAGCCCCGAGCCATGGAAATGACTCGGGGCTTTTTTATCTCTCTTGTTATCAATGATTGGGTATATACTTAGTTTTGATTAAGCTGTTGCAAAAACTTATTGGACTCTGCAATCGCCGCATTCATCTGTTTTATGGCGTATTGGATTTCTTTTTCCAAGCTAGAAAACTCACCACGCAGAGAACCGATCGCACTGGCATTTAAGTTGTGCTTAAGATACAGAGTGTTGTCGCGCAGTGTATTCAGCACTGGCGTCATTTTTTGCTCGGCTCGCTGCATAGCTTTGAGCATAGTGTGATAAGACGCTTGGGTTTGTTTCAGTTTTTGTTCACTTGAGCGGCGCAGTTTCGCACTGGTATAGAGGTTGAGCTCTTCTTGCCATTCATCGAATAAGGCTTCGGAAACATCTTCAATGGCAGCGATACGATCACGTACATCTTGTGCTGCTTTTTCACTTTCCTCGTACCGGTCGTTGACGCTGTTATAGACATCTTCTAGCTCGCCACCTTTAAAATTGGTGAGTGCTGAGAGAGCTTCTAGTGCGCTGGTAAACTCTTGTTGAGCCTCTTGCTGTGCTTGCTTGGCATCTTCAACACGGTCGACCATAATCTCTCGTTTGTGGTAGCCGACTTTCTCCATGGCAGAATAGTAGGCAGATTGACAGCCAGTTAAAGTAAAAATAGAAACAAATATCATCAGTAAATAAGGCATTTTTAATGTCCTCGATGCGAATTTATGGAATGAACTATGGATCACTTATCAGAGCGTTACAAGGCAAGATTCAGTAAACTTCTCCCAAGTAGTATTGCGTTTCTGCGTTATCTACTCAAACGTATGGGGCATGATCGTGTTAACGTCAATGCCGGATACTTAGCGTATATCACGCTCTTGTCTCTTGTGCCGATGTTGACCGTTTTGCTGTCGATTTTGTCGAAGTTTCCGGTATTCGAAAATGTAGGCGAAGTAGTACAAGGCTATATTATTGAAAATTTTGTGCCGGCTTCCGGTGAAGTGGTGGATAAAGCGCTGCAAGAATTCGTCGCCAATACGGGCAAGATGACTGCAGTCGGCGGCGCTTTTTTGTTTGTTGCCGCCTTGATGCTGATTTCCAATATCGATAGAAACTTAAACTATATCTGGCGTGTTAAAGATAAACGTCGTGCTATCTTTTCTTTTTCAATGTATTGGATGGTATTGACGTTGGGGCCGATTCTCGTCGGTGCCAGCATTGCTGCTACTTCTTATGTTACTTCACTCAACATTATCGATAATGAAACCCTTCATGGTGCTTATAACCTGCTATTACGCTGGTTGCCGATG
This window of the Vibrio azureus genome carries:
- a CDS encoding virulence factor BrkB family protein; the protein is MDHLSERYKARFSKLLPSSIAFLRYLLKRMGHDRVNVNAGYLAYITLLSLVPMLTVLLSILSKFPVFENVGEVVQGYIIENFVPASGEVVDKALQEFVANTGKMTAVGGAFLFVAALMLISNIDRNLNYIWRVKDKRRAIFSFSMYWMVLTLGPILVGASIAATSYVTSLNIIDNETLHGAYNLLLRWLPMLLSFFAFMGLYFLVPNEKVYFLHGAAGAAVAAFLFELSKKGFALYITQFPSYQLIYGALAAIPILFVWVYLCWLIVLIGAEITAALGEREHWRDNLEMIHSSAELKLTHEGSENGDSANSKSQ
- a CDS encoding DUF2959 domain-containing protein — protein: MPYLLMIFVSIFTLTGCQSAYYSAMEKVGYHKREIMVDRVEDAKQAQQEAQQEFTSALEALSALTNFKGGELEDVYNSVNDRYEESEKAAQDVRDRIAAIEDVSEALFDEWQEELNLYTSAKLRRSSEQKLKQTQASYHTMLKAMQRAEQKMTPVLNTLRDNTLYLKHNLNASAIGSLRGEFSSLEKEIQYAIKQMNAAIAESNKFLQQLNQN
- the typA gene encoding translational GTPase TypA: MATPQIDKLRNIAIIAHVDHGKTTLVDKLLQQSGTLESRGEAEERVMDSNDIEKERGITILAKNTAINWNDYRINIVDTPGHADFGGEVERIMSMVDSVLLIVDAVDGPMPQTRFVTQKAFAHGLKPIVVINKIDRPGARPDWVMDQVFDLFDNLGATDEQLDFKVVYASALNGWAALEEGETGENMEPLFQTIVEEVAAPEVDLDGPLQMQVSQLDYSSYVGVIGVARVTRGSVKPNQQVTVISADGKTRNGKVGTVMGYLGLDRHEVEQANAGDIIAITGLGELKISDTICAQNAVEALPALSVDEPTVTMTFQVNTSPFAGKEGKFVTSRNILERLEKELVHNVALRVEQTDDPDKFRVSGRGELHLSILIENMRREGFELAVSRPEVIIKEEDGQLMEPFETVTIDVMEEHQGGIMENIGLRKGELKDMSPDGKGRVRMDFIMPSRGLIGFQTEFMTLTSGSGLLYHTFDHYGPHKGGNIGQRINGVLIANAMGKALTNALFNLQERGRLFIGHGVEVYEGMVIGIHSRDNDLTVNALKGKQLTNVRASGTDDAQVLTPPIIMTLEQALEFIDDDELVEVTPESIRIRKKFLTESDRKRASRAAK